A single genomic interval of Shewanella halotolerans harbors:
- a CDS encoding PH domain-containing protein has protein sequence MEEKTLLDARFHRKLGHYWLTSGALVLAVSVVGIPLLLLWYPIGLWATHRYIANMSAELTTKKLIVRKGILTRTENTVPLDKITDMAMIQGPLMRMFGIHKLTIETAGQSGNGALISLTGVEAVAEFRAAVMAQKSALAEQSQPGEAKVDVAAQTLACLQSIEETLRRIEAKLAQS, from the coding sequence ATGGAAGAAAAAACACTGCTCGACGCGCGCTTTCACCGCAAGCTTGGGCACTATTGGCTGACCTCGGGGGCGTTAGTGCTTGCCGTCTCTGTCGTGGGTATCCCGCTCTTGCTGCTCTGGTATCCCATCGGCCTCTGGGCGACGCACAGGTATATCGCCAACATGAGCGCCGAGCTGACCACCAAGAAGCTTATCGTGCGTAAGGGTATACTCACCCGCACCGAAAATACCGTACCGCTGGATAAGATCACCGACATGGCGATGATCCAGGGGCCACTGATGCGCATGTTCGGCATCCACAAGTTGACCATAGAGACGGCGGGGCAGTCGGGTAATGGCGCGCTGATCAGCCTTACCGGCGTCGAGGCGGTGGCCGAGTTTCGCGCCGCCGTGATGGCGCAAAAGAGTGCGCTCGCCGAGCAGAGCCAGCCCGGCGAGGCGAAAGTAGATGTGGCCGCCCAGACCCTGGCCTGCCTGCAGAGTATCGAGGAGACCCTGAGGCGCATCGAGGCCAAGCTAGCTCAGTCTTAG
- a CDS encoding RelA/SpoT domain-containing protein, with the protein MNKLFRPFFIFLLLVSTRSALATNYDALIDTKEESGCYAQKQSFSKDQHGLHAIASSSTALIRQSSDDLDSLYAQAQNAQQELTSLLEGLNTQESYQLLIPEVKSYERAKAKIAAKFDGDASRITDLARASLVANDIQGLMTAFEDLQQQVKVLQVKNRFAEPKASGYRDLNLLVQLPQTGMIAEVQLHLKAIAEIKSGEEHKAYEQIQTIEARAMAQSRDLSQLELAQITHLRQASHKQYHKAWLYYKRLDSAELLAAAA; encoded by the coding sequence ATGAATAAGTTGTTTAGACCCTTTTTTATCTTCCTGTTACTTGTCTCCACCCGTAGCGCCCTGGCGACCAATTACGACGCTTTAATCGACACCAAAGAGGAATCTGGTTGCTACGCTCAGAAACAGTCCTTCAGTAAAGACCAGCATGGTCTGCACGCCATCGCCAGTAGCTCCACCGCCCTGATCCGCCAGAGTAGCGACGACCTCGATAGCCTCTATGCCCAGGCCCAGAACGCCCAGCAGGAGCTGACTAGCCTGCTAGAGGGGCTAAATACCCAAGAGAGTTACCAGCTGCTGATCCCCGAAGTGAAAAGTTATGAACGTGCCAAGGCCAAGATTGCCGCCAAGTTTGACGGCGATGCCAGCCGCATCACGGATCTTGCCAGGGCCAGCCTGGTAGCTAACGATATTCAGGGGCTGATGACGGCGTTTGAGGATCTTCAGCAACAGGTCAAGGTATTGCAGGTGAAAAACCGTTTCGCCGAGCCTAAGGCTTCTGGTTATCGCGACCTCAACCTGCTGGTGCAGTTACCGCAAACCGGCATGATCGCCGAGGTGCAGCTGCACCTCAAGGCCATCGCCGAGATCAAGAGCGGAGAGGAACATAAGGCCTATGAGCAGATCCAGACCATCGAGGCTCGCGCCATGGCCCAGTCCCGCGACTTGAGTCAACTGGAGCTGGCGCAGATAACCCATCTGCGTCAGGCCTCCCATAAGCAGTATCACAAGGCATGGCTCTACTATAAAAGGTTGGACAGTGCCGAGCTGTTAGCCGCCGCGGCCTAA
- a CDS encoding Nramp family divalent metal transporter: MQCRRLLTATGPGLLMAAAAIGASHLVASTRAGAEFGWQLAWVILLVNLLKYPFFAAGARYTAATGESLLHGYQRQGRGYLLLFSLLNALAAVASTAGVAMLTAALLTQFIPLPIDLLALIVLVASLLLLVLGHYRVLDRVTKVIMLSLTVTTLSAAALAFNAEPILAPGFVSPSPWQWAHVGFLVAMMGWMPAPIEVSCWNSLWLLEKQKQQMVTPKQALFDFNLGFITTAILAVVFLSLGAMVMHGSGVHFSPSGAKFAEQLIQLYSQVLGEGSRYLIALVALLCIFSTTVTVVDGYSRTLILSVQLLRKDEVSERGLNLTMLAVSLLGLGIILFFKGALLPLLQFVMTLAFMTTIIFAWLNYRLMTSDNLAPGDRYGVAMRLLSWIGMTYLLGFAALFVYWKFIG; the protein is encoded by the coding sequence TTGCAGTGCCGCCGATTGTTAACCGCCACAGGCCCTGGCCTGCTGATGGCGGCCGCGGCAATCGGCGCCTCGCATCTGGTGGCCTCGACCCGTGCAGGCGCCGAGTTTGGCTGGCAGCTGGCCTGGGTGATACTTCTGGTGAATCTGCTCAAGTATCCCTTCTTTGCCGCCGGGGCCCGCTATACGGCGGCGACCGGTGAGAGCCTGCTGCATGGCTATCAACGTCAGGGAAGGGGCTATCTGCTGCTCTTCTCGCTGCTCAACGCCTTGGCGGCGGTGGCTAGCACCGCAGGCGTCGCCATGTTAACCGCCGCGCTGCTCACCCAGTTTATTCCGCTGCCAATCGATCTGCTGGCGCTGATCGTCTTGGTCGCCAGCCTGCTGCTGTTGGTGCTGGGTCATTATCGGGTGCTGGATAGGGTGACCAAGGTGATCATGCTCAGCCTGACAGTGACCACCCTGAGCGCCGCCGCGCTGGCCTTTAACGCTGAACCTATTCTGGCGCCGGGCTTCGTGTCGCCCTCTCCCTGGCAGTGGGCTCATGTGGGCTTCTTGGTCGCCATGATGGGTTGGATGCCGGCGCCAATTGAGGTGAGCTGCTGGAACTCCCTCTGGCTTTTGGAAAAGCAGAAACAGCAGATGGTGACGCCTAAGCAGGCGCTGTTCGATTTTAATCTGGGCTTCATCACCACGGCGATACTGGCCGTGGTGTTTCTCTCGCTGGGCGCCATGGTGATGCACGGCTCAGGCGTACACTTCTCGCCTTCCGGGGCCAAGTTTGCCGAGCAGTTGATTCAGCTCTATAGCCAGGTGCTGGGGGAGGGGAGCCGCTATCTGATCGCCCTGGTGGCCCTGCTCTGTATCTTCAGCACCACGGTTACCGTAGTGGATGGTTACAGCCGTACCCTTATCCTGAGTGTGCAGCTTCTGCGTAAGGATGAGGTCAGCGAGCGCGGCCTCAACCTGACCATGTTGGCTGTGAGCCTGCTGGGGCTGGGGATCATACTCTTCTTCAAGGGGGCATTGCTGCCACTGCTGCAGTTTGTGATGACCCTGGCCTTCATGACCACCATCATCTTCGCCTGGCTCAACTATCGCCTGATGACCAGTGACAACCTGGCGCCCGGCGATCGCTATGGTGTGGCCATGCGGCTGCTTTCTTGGATCGGCATGACTTATCTGCTAGGGTTTGCCGCTTTATTTGTCTACTGGAAGTTTATCGGTTAA
- a CDS encoding serine hydrolase domain-containing protein — MKMSVLASSLCLLGAMASGSVAASELVIEAKIEQAAERVDVPSAHDLAIGEAFAKIGSAFDNIIAANERPFYGVIALMQRGELRYVKTNAYGEAAAPTLDSRVMLASQSKMITAALVMQAVSQGKLALEDKITPYLVSTNLPTYDERITIAQLLSHSSGIASQGKANRFAPGSDFQYSNLGFQVLAKLLEITYQQDFATLVNAFLSEHGVKGIKAQLGAQQGLMAGIEISTQEPMEYDVQMNLLPGGGMTGSATGLLNYLSTLHGGKLLSKEAYQAMMAPKILRPHRWSQLFYGFGVQVNQQGIKEYSHSGYLPGYQSLSLSYPESDTYLVVLENASWPIEQSNQAFGLHDKLRQALRESLMPGSKLENNASAPTQSRL, encoded by the coding sequence ATGAAGATGAGTGTGTTGGCGAGCAGCCTCTGTCTGCTGGGGGCCATGGCCAGCGGCAGCGTGGCTGCTAGCGAGCTAGTTATTGAGGCTAAGATTGAGCAAGCTGCTGAGCGGGTTGATGTACCATCTGCGCATGACTTGGCGATTGGCGAGGCTTTTGCCAAGATCGGCAGTGCTTTCGATAACATCATCGCCGCCAACGAGCGTCCCTTCTATGGAGTGATCGCCCTGATGCAGCGCGGTGAGCTGCGCTACGTGAAGACTAATGCTTACGGTGAGGCCGCCGCGCCGACACTCGATAGCCGGGTCATGTTGGCCTCCCAGAGCAAGATGATCACCGCCGCCCTGGTGATGCAGGCGGTAAGCCAGGGCAAGTTGGCTCTGGAGGATAAGATTACTCCCTATCTGGTATCGACTAATTTGCCAACCTATGACGAGCGCATCACTATCGCTCAGCTGCTTAGCCACAGCTCTGGCATAGCGTCTCAGGGCAAGGCGAATCGGTTCGCGCCTGGCAGCGATTTTCAATATTCTAACCTGGGCTTTCAGGTGCTGGCAAAGCTGCTCGAAATTACCTATCAGCAGGATTTTGCCACCCTGGTGAATGCTTTTCTAAGCGAGCACGGCGTCAAAGGAATCAAGGCCCAGCTTGGGGCGCAGCAGGGGCTGATGGCAGGGATAGAGATAAGCACCCAAGAGCCGATGGAATATGATGTGCAGATGAATCTACTGCCCGGCGGCGGCATGACGGGCTCGGCTACTGGGCTACTGAATTACCTCAGTACGCTCCATGGCGGAAAGCTGCTGAGCAAAGAGGCTTACCAAGCTATGATGGCTCCCAAGATATTGCGGCCGCATCGTTGGTCGCAGCTCTTTTACGGCTTCGGCGTGCAGGTAAACCAGCAGGGGATAAAGGAGTACAGCCATTCTGGTTATCTGCCTGGCTATCAATCCCTCAGCCTGAGTTATCCCGAGTCAGACACTTATCTGGTGGTGCTGGAAAACGCCTCCTGGCCGATCGAACAGAGTAATCAAGCCTTTGGCCTGCACGATAAGCTGCGTCAGGCACTGCGAGAGAGCTTGATGCCAGGTAGCAAGCTTGAAAATAATGCCTCGGCGCCGACGCAAAGTCGGTTATAA
- a CDS encoding SMI1/KNR4 family protein: protein MHDLIEQLRELSETVPVPLELPSFDQLVEVEEQILIPLPAELKEYLLYASDVIHGTIEPVTAADPYAHTYLPEVTSYAWSIGMPREYIAICQQGDDFYCIDQEGQVMLWQGGELAEESWESFWQWVEEVWIPA from the coding sequence ATGCACGATCTTATCGAGCAACTCAGGGAACTGAGCGAGACAGTTCCCGTCCCTCTGGAGCTGCCAAGCTTCGATCAACTGGTCGAAGTGGAAGAGCAGATCCTGATCCCCTTACCCGCTGAGCTGAAAGAGTATCTCCTCTACGCCAGCGACGTGATTCACGGCACTATAGAGCCTGTGACCGCAGCCGATCCCTATGCCCATACCTATCTGCCCGAGGTGACCTCCTATGCCTGGTCTATCGGCATGCCGAGGGAATATATCGCCATCTGTCAGCAGGGCGATGACTTTTACTGTATCGATCAGGAAGGTCAGGTGATGCTGTGGCAAGGCGGCGAGCTGGCCGAGGAGAGCTGGGAGTCATTCTGGCAATGGGTCGAAGAGGTTTGGATCCCCGCCTAG
- a CDS encoding NAD-dependent malic enzyme yields MDDNKRPLYLPFAGPAILEAPLINKGSAFTEEERIFFNLEGLLPHVIETIEEQASRAYDQYKNFGNDLDRHIYLRNIQDTNETLYYRLLQNHITEMMPIIYTPTVGLACERFSKNYRRNRGLFISYPNKDRIDDILNNSTRQKVKIIVVTDGERILGLGDQGIGGMGIPIGKLSLYTSCGGISPAYTLPITLDVGTDNPHLLEDPMYMGWRNQRIGGEEYAEFVEAFMEAVHRRWPDALIQFEDFAQKNAMPLLERYKDRYCCFNDDIQGTAAVTVGSLLAACQAADSKLSQQRIAFLGAGSAGCGIAEAIIAQMVSEGISDEQARQQVFMVDRWGLLQDNMPNLLPFQQNLAQQVAKVEGWNTESENISLLDVMHNGKPTVLIGVSGAPGLFSEEIIKAMHTHCERPIIFPLSNPTSRVEATPKDILHWTKGQALVATGSPFEPVVIEEQTYEIAQCNNSYIFPGIGLGVLASGAKRVSNEMLMASSRALAECSPLAKDGEGSLLPALEDIHSVSKHIAFAVGKVAIEQGHALPASDELLMQAIEDNFWTAEYRRYKRTSF; encoded by the coding sequence ATGGACGATAATAAACGCCCGCTATATCTTCCTTTTGCCGGCCCTGCCATTCTTGAAGCCCCCTTGATCAACAAGGGAAGTGCCTTCACCGAAGAGGAGCGTATCTTCTTTAACCTAGAGGGCCTGCTGCCTCACGTGATCGAGACCATCGAAGAACAGGCATCGCGCGCCTACGATCAGTACAAGAACTTCGGCAACGATCTCGACCGTCATATCTATCTGCGTAACATTCAGGATACCAACGAGACTCTGTACTACCGTCTGCTGCAGAACCACATTACCGAGATGATGCCCATCATCTACACGCCGACGGTTGGCCTGGCTTGTGAGCGTTTCTCGAAAAACTATCGTCGTAACCGCGGCCTGTTTATCTCTTATCCCAACAAGGATCGCATCGACGACATCCTCAACAACTCGACCCGTCAGAAGGTGAAGATCATCGTTGTTACCGACGGTGAGCGTATCTTGGGTCTGGGTGACCAGGGGATCGGCGGCATGGGTATTCCTATCGGTAAGCTGTCACTCTACACCAGCTGTGGCGGTATCAGTCCGGCCTATACGCTGCCTATCACCTTAGACGTGGGCACAGATAACCCGCATCTGCTGGAAGATCCTATGTATATGGGCTGGCGTAATCAGCGCATCGGCGGCGAAGAGTATGCCGAGTTTGTCGAGGCCTTCATGGAGGCGGTACACAGACGCTGGCCGGATGCATTGATCCAGTTTGAAGATTTCGCCCAGAAAAACGCCATGCCGCTGCTTGAGCGTTACAAGGACAGATACTGCTGCTTCAACGATGACATTCAGGGCACGGCGGCGGTGACCGTTGGCTCCTTGTTGGCGGCCTGTCAGGCGGCGGACAGTAAGCTGAGCCAGCAGCGCATCGCCTTCCTGGGCGCGGGCAGCGCAGGTTGTGGTATTGCCGAGGCGATCATCGCCCAGATGGTCTCAGAAGGGATCAGCGACGAGCAGGCGCGCCAGCAGGTGTTCATGGTAGACCGCTGGGGACTGCTGCAAGACAACATGCCTAACCTGCTGCCTTTCCAGCAGAATCTGGCGCAGCAAGTGGCCAAGGTTGAGGGCTGGAACACAGAGAGTGAGAACATCTCGCTATTGGATGTGATGCACAATGGTAAGCCGACCGTGCTGATCGGTGTATCCGGTGCGCCGGGTCTGTTCAGCGAAGAGATCATCAAGGCGATGCACACCCACTGTGAACGCCCGATCATCTTCCCGCTGTCTAACCCGACCAGCCGCGTCGAGGCGACGCCGAAAGATATTCTGCACTGGACCAAGGGCCAGGCGCTGGTGGCAACCGGTAGCCCGTTCGAGCCTGTGGTGATCGAGGAGCAGACATATGAGATCGCCCAGTGTAACAACAGCTATATCTTCCCTGGGATTGGCCTTGGCGTGCTGGCCTCTGGTGCCAAGCGTGTCAGCAACGAGATGCTGATGGCCTCGAGCCGTGCCCTGGCTGAGTGCTCGCCGCTGGCGAAGGACGGCGAGGGCTCTTTGCTTCCGGCGCTGGAAGATATTCACTCTGTTAGTAAGCATATCGCCTTCGCGGTGGGCAAGGTTGCCATCGAGCAAGGCCATGCGCTGCCGGCCAGCGACGAGCTGCTGATGCAGGCGATTGAAGATAACTTCTGGACGGCGGAATATCGCCGTTATAAGCGTACCTCTTTCTAA
- a CDS encoding glutathione S-transferase family protein, with amino-acid sequence MITLYGTPRSRALRVSWLLEELAIDWQFHFINFAKGDNRSEAFLAMNPCGKVPVIKDDDLVLTESAAICQYLAEKYGQGQFLPTPGTPGAALYHQWMSYIICELEQPLWTMGKHKFALPEEHRLPAILPTAVWEFDKAAAIAEQWLPDSDFLLGDIPTVADIMLAHTLMWATVFEQQIPPKLAAFRDRMQTRPALVSALKKTEAVAAQAAE; translated from the coding sequence ATGATCACTCTATATGGAACTCCAAGAAGCCGCGCGCTACGCGTCTCCTGGCTACTGGAAGAACTGGCTATCGACTGGCAATTTCATTTCATCAACTTTGCCAAGGGCGACAACCGCAGCGAGGCCTTTCTGGCCATGAACCCTTGCGGTAAGGTGCCCGTTATAAAGGACGATGATCTGGTGCTCACCGAATCCGCCGCCATCTGCCAATATCTGGCGGAAAAATATGGCCAGGGACAGTTTCTGCCCACTCCCGGTACACCTGGGGCCGCCCTTTACCACCAGTGGATGAGTTACATCATCTGCGAACTGGAGCAGCCCCTGTGGACCATGGGCAAGCATAAGTTCGCCCTACCCGAGGAGCACCGCCTGCCAGCCATACTGCCCACAGCGGTATGGGAGTTCGACAAGGCCGCCGCCATCGCCGAACAGTGGCTGCCGGACAGCGACTTCCTGCTAGGAGATATCCCAACGGTTGCCGATATCATGCTGGCCCATACCCTGATGTGGGCGACGGTATTTGAGCAGCAGATCCCGCCTAAACTCGCCGCCTTCAGAGACAGGATGCAGACCCGCCCGGCCCTGGTCAGCGCCCTCAAAAAAACCGAGGCCGTCGCCGCCCAGGCAGCAGAGTAG
- a CDS encoding TonB-dependent receptor, with protein MKRPQYWPSACAIAITIALTPHVYAADEGVERIEVTGSRIKRTDIEGPSPIQSINKDDIANMGFDNLQQLLERMPANGAGAFSTRGNSQDSTANGAASISLRGMGPDATLVLINGRRVAISSFAEGITNSFVDINNIPVSAIERIDILKDGASAIYGSDAIAGVVNIILRKNFEGIEVNLGYGEASGSGYDEQSGSMLWGMQSDKGSASIILDYFKNSTLAASEMGRFGTANQSPYGGEDFRSSRGFPGYFYVDGVKTIDPDCPADSATASGSCLFDYGPYNLTIPAAERVGAIAQFDYHLSDEMTAFLEVAAQHNTSEAGGAPTPLDEDAMLTVPGTHPNNPWGKDIEIGRYRTVDAGARRWDIESDTLRLVAGLRGNIDEWDWEVSAQKGRSESTQKGDRTQGWVRTDFLQAEIDAGNYNPFGGTMNSQDVIDRITTSLVRQGVSHLTAYDASITGPAFTLADREVMMAAGVEYREEDVSDVPDDQFQRGLIFGTEAVSAQADRDQYAAYVEFSIPVTDNFELQLAGRYDHYSDFGSTTNPKVAFQWGISDQLTARASWATGFRAPSLAQIGLGPSRESSFFIDTYRCAADNVDCTALDYNTEFAGNSELDAEESETWNAGLIWAPSQKFDIGFDVFSITQDNKIDKQPLGEIYLANCNDQNSTVCERLAPQPGQTLGPISLIHSSFINLSSQEVQGVDVSSHYGLEMDRFGDLKFGLEYSYLHKFEKDKLDYTGEYRYPQHRWLLTTNWTMDDFAANINFSYIGEFEDTPDIDFDGSLDFEVNKSRMVESQLLVDMSGSYRFNDTFKWTVGVNNVMDEEPPFAIGDGDTDLYGYVIATHNPMGRYFYTKLSMRF; from the coding sequence ATGAAAAGACCTCAATACTGGCCCAGCGCCTGCGCTATCGCCATTACCATTGCGCTAACCCCACATGTTTATGCGGCCGACGAAGGCGTCGAGCGCATAGAAGTCACAGGCTCTCGTATTAAACGTACCGACATCGAAGGCCCATCGCCAATCCAGTCGATCAACAAAGACGATATCGCCAACATGGGTTTCGACAACCTACAACAACTGCTGGAACGCATGCCAGCCAACGGCGCGGGCGCCTTCTCGACCCGAGGTAACAGCCAGGACTCTACCGCCAACGGCGCGGCGTCTATCAGCCTGCGCGGCATGGGCCCAGACGCTACTCTGGTACTGATTAACGGTCGCCGCGTGGCCATCAGCTCATTCGCCGAGGGGATCACTAACTCCTTCGTCGACATCAACAATATTCCAGTATCCGCCATCGAGCGTATCGATATCCTTAAAGATGGCGCCTCGGCCATCTATGGTTCAGACGCCATCGCCGGTGTGGTCAACATCATTCTGCGTAAAAACTTCGAAGGTATCGAAGTCAACCTGGGCTACGGCGAGGCCTCTGGCTCCGGCTATGACGAGCAGAGCGGCTCTATGCTTTGGGGCATGCAGTCCGATAAGGGCAGTGCCTCTATCATTCTCGATTACTTCAAAAACAGCACGCTCGCCGCCAGTGAGATGGGCCGCTTCGGCACCGCCAACCAGAGCCCATACGGCGGTGAAGATTTCCGCTCATCACGCGGCTTCCCAGGCTACTTCTATGTCGATGGCGTCAAGACCATAGACCCTGACTGTCCGGCCGATTCGGCCACCGCCAGCGGCAGCTGTCTGTTCGACTACGGTCCATACAACCTCACCATCCCAGCCGCCGAGCGTGTGGGGGCAATCGCCCAGTTCGACTATCACCTGAGCGATGAGATGACCGCCTTCCTGGAAGTCGCGGCCCAGCACAACACCTCTGAGGCCGGCGGCGCGCCGACTCCGCTGGATGAAGATGCCATGCTGACGGTTCCAGGCACCCACCCTAACAACCCGTGGGGCAAGGATATCGAGATAGGTCGTTACCGCACAGTGGATGCCGGCGCCCGTCGCTGGGACATAGAATCTGACACCCTACGTCTGGTTGCGGGCCTACGTGGCAACATAGATGAATGGGATTGGGAAGTCTCGGCTCAGAAAGGCCGCAGCGAATCAACCCAGAAGGGTGACAGAACCCAGGGCTGGGTGCGCACCGACTTCCTGCAAGCCGAGATCGACGCCGGTAACTACAACCCATTTGGCGGCACCATGAATTCACAGGATGTGATCGATCGCATCACCACCAGCCTGGTTCGCCAAGGTGTATCACACCTGACCGCTTATGACGCCAGCATCACGGGCCCGGCCTTTACCCTGGCGGATCGTGAAGTCATGATGGCGGCGGGCGTCGAGTACCGCGAAGAGGATGTGAGCGATGTCCCGGATGATCAATTCCAGCGTGGCCTGATCTTCGGTACCGAAGCCGTGTCAGCCCAGGCAGACCGCGACCAGTACGCGGCCTATGTGGAATTCTCTATCCCGGTTACGGACAACTTCGAGCTGCAGCTGGCCGGCCGTTACGATCACTACAGCGATTTCGGTTCAACCACTAACCCTAAGGTTGCCTTCCAGTGGGGAATTAGCGATCAGCTGACCGCTCGCGCCTCTTGGGCGACCGGTTTCCGCGCACCATCTCTGGCACAAATCGGTCTTGGCCCATCGAGAGAGAGTAGCTTCTTCATCGATACCTACCGCTGCGCCGCCGACAACGTCGACTGTACCGCGCTGGACTACAACACAGAATTTGCCGGTAACTCAGAACTGGACGCCGAAGAGTCAGAAACCTGGAACGCGGGCCTAATTTGGGCACCGAGCCAGAAGTTTGATATCGGCTTCGATGTCTTCAGCATCACCCAAGACAACAAGATCGATAAGCAGCCACTGGGCGAGATCTACCTGGCGAACTGTAACGATCAAAACAGCACTGTGTGTGAGCGTCTGGCGCCGCAGCCGGGGCAAACATTAGGCCCAATCAGCCTGATCCACTCAAGCTTCATCAACTTAAGCTCGCAAGAGGTTCAAGGGGTGGACGTTTCCAGCCACTATGGCCTGGAGATGGACCGCTTCGGCGACCTCAAGTTTGGCCTGGAATACAGCTACCTGCACAAGTTTGAGAAGGACAAGCTGGATTACACCGGCGAGTACCGCTACCCGCAACATCGCTGGTTGCTGACCACCAACTGGACCATGGATGACTTCGCCGCCAACATCAACTTCAGCTACATTGGCGAGTTTGAAGATACGCCAGATATCGACTTTGACGGCTCACTCGACTTCGAGGTCAACAAGTCGCGTATGGTCGAGTCGCAACTATTGGTGGACATGTCTGGTTCATACCGCTTCAACGACACCTTCAAGTGGACAGTCGGCGTCAACAACGTAATGGATGAAGAGCCGCCATTTGCCATCGGCGACGGCGACACCGACCTCTACGGCTATGTGATTGCCACCCATAACCCAATGGGCCGCTACTTCTACACCAAGTTGAGCATGAGGTTCTAA
- a CDS encoding DUF1456 family protein codes for MINNDILRRLRFVFDYKNAKMIKIFAKVKHEMSQEVLLNMLKKEAEEGYKPCNDKTLCLFLDGLIIEKRGLRDGAEIPTPVSQLNNNLIFKKLRIALEMREEDIIETLALADFKMSSSELGALFRKPGHKHFKECGDQVLRNFLMGLSIKYRGK; via the coding sequence ATGATAAATAACGATATTTTACGCCGTCTACGATTCGTATTCGATTACAAGAATGCCAAGATGATCAAGATCTTCGCCAAGGTCAAACATGAGATGAGCCAGGAAGTCCTGCTCAACATGCTCAAGAAAGAGGCCGAAGAGGGTTATAAGCCCTGTAACGACAAGACCTTGTGCCTGTTTCTGGATGGCTTGATCATCGAAAAACGCGGCCTGCGCGATGGAGCAGAGATCCCCACTCCCGTGTCTCAGTTAAACAACAACCTGATCTTCAAGAAGCTGAGGATCGCCCTTGAGATGCGTGAAGAGGATATCATCGAGACCTTGGCCCTGGCGGATTTTAAGATGAGTAGTTCCGAGCTGGGTGCCCTGTTTAGAAAACCCGGTCACAAGCACTTTAAAGAGTGTGGCGACCAGGTGCTGCGCAACTTCTTGATGGGGCTGTCGATCAAGTATCGCGGTAAGTAA
- a CDS encoding DUF4447 family protein, protein MAKTAELNAIEIKYLRHSLGLSAAQVGELSKCSEADVLAWEAGEAEVSGLAAKKLLELDETIEMQVLNTCDGIEELFKKEPKRRLSFVVYPTQAIYTQYNPEFLSSLPLTELYNTAAWRIKKECKLVLEVEVTLVPLDVDAYKAYREKEGLKESRESRAKWAATQL, encoded by the coding sequence ATGGCAAAGACAGCTGAATTAAATGCAATAGAAATTAAATACCTGCGTCACTCACTCGGCCTAAGTGCCGCCCAGGTGGGCGAGCTGAGCAAGTGCAGTGAAGCCGATGTGTTGGCCTGGGAAGCGGGTGAGGCCGAGGTGTCTGGTCTGGCGGCCAAGAAGCTGCTGGAACTGGATGAGACCATAGAGATGCAGGTGCTCAACACCTGTGACGGCATCGAGGAGCTGTTTAAGAAGGAGCCTAAGCGCCGTCTGAGCTTCGTGGTCTACCCGACACAGGCCATCTATACCCAGTACAACCCTGAGTTCTTAAGCTCATTGCCGCTGACCGAGCTGTACAACACGGCGGCCTGGCGCATCAAGAAAGAGTGTAAGCTGGTGCTGGAAGTTGAGGTCACCTTGGTGCCGCTGGACGTCGATGCCTATAAGGCCTATCGCGAGAAGGAAGGCCTGAAAGAGAGCCGCGAGAGCCGCGCCAAGTGGGCAGCTACTCAGTTGTGA